In Musa acuminata AAA Group cultivar baxijiao chromosome BXJ2-10, Cavendish_Baxijiao_AAA, whole genome shotgun sequence, a genomic segment contains:
- the LOC135626023 gene encoding cytokinin dehydrogenase 5-like — protein MNSDRGKNGDVTRHDSSTLSDTLPEARHTLQQLGLPRNPSGNVRRHQRYSPALQTATSADLHQQQRLLGLFSAPRPHARGSAPRARLGPARLRPHRPLGPTRAARWLLVSARGYSHSIKGQTLSPDDVVVQMSRGRIAPRLEPTCSPSTGEYYVDASGGDLQVDVLNWTLANGSLAPKSWTDYLYLSVGSTLSNAGVSGPAFHHGPQISNVHELDMVTGKGELITCSEEQNSELFHGVLGGLGQFGIIIRARIALETAPHGVRWIRVLYSDFAAFTRDQELLVSLHSAHRSERFDYIEGFVIIDEGLINNWRSSFFSPKNPVKVLVLMS, from the exons ATGAAtagtgataggggtaaaaacggtGATGTGACACGTCATGACAGTAGCACCCTGAGCGACACGCTGCCCGAGgcacgccataccctgcagcagctcggcctcccacgcaaccccagtggcaatgtcagacgccaccaaaggtacagtcctgccttgcagacagctacgtcag ccgacctaCACCaacagcagcgacttctggggttgttctcggctcctcggccccacgcgcgcggctcggccccacgcgcgcggctcggccccgcgCGCCTCCGCCCGCatcggcccctcggtcccacgcgtgcGGCCCGCTGGTTGCTGGTCTCCGCCAGGGGATACAGCCACTCGATCAAGGGCCAGACGCTCTCGCCGGACGACGTCGTGGTCCAGATGAGTCGCGGCCGGATCGCGCCCCGCCTGGAGCCGACGTGCTCGCCGTCCACGGGCGAGTACTATGTCGACGCCTCGGGGGGTGATCTCCAGGTCGATGTGTTGAACTGGACGCTAGCCAACGGCAGCCTCGCGCCCAAGTCGTGGACCGACTACCTCTACTTGTCGGTCGGCAGCACTCTCTCCAACGCCGGCGTAAGCGGGCCAGCCTTTCACCACGGACCTCAGATCAGCAATGTCCACGAGCTCGATATGGTCACAGGCAAGGGCGAGCTGATAACATGCTCAGAAGAGCAGAACTCAGAGCTGTTCCATGGAGTTCTCGGTGGTCTGGGACAGTTTGGGATCATCATCAGAGCCCGGATTGCACTGGAGACAGCTCCTCACGGGGTGAGATGGATCCGAGTACTGTACTCAGACTTCGCGGCCTTCACCAGAGACCAGGAGCTCCTCGTCTCGCTCCACAGCGCCCACCGGAGCGAAAGGTTCGACTACATCGAAGGCTTCGTCATCATTGATGAAGGCCTCATCAACAACTGGAGGTCGTCCTTCTTCTCCCCCAAGAACCCTGTTAAG